In Candidatus Obscuribacterales bacterium, the sequence TGAGATGAACATCAGTGTCTTCTACAAACAGACCTAAAAGCTGCACTTCAAACTCTGGATCAGAGTCAGAAAGCTGATGAAGATGTTCCCAGTCAATCTGTAGAATCAGCGAGCACTGGGACGTTAATGGTGGATTGGGTGGCTGGGAGCTAACGTTCAAGAGTTACTGTACACATACTCGACGGCGGGGGCATGAACCATCAGACCACAGGTTGTCTGGTTGGAGCCACCTTGTGGGCATCATTGGAGATGATCGATCCACAAGAATGAAGCAGTGACGATGTAAGGGGTTCGCCCGCTATTGTAGTCGAGATGGGCGATCGCTTCCAAATCCTGAGCGAAAACGTTGCCGCCCCGAGGCAGTCTCGGGAGCGAGTGTCGTCGTCCTGAAACATACATTCGACAACGATGATCAACTCCTTCGTCTATCCTGAGATGCTAGGAGGGTAGTGTATACCCTGCCTATTGCGGCTAGAACCCGTTAAGAATCAGAGACCTCACTATCATGACTAATGTTGAGCACTAGCCGGCATACCATGGAGGGAGGTGGCGCACGGATCTGTAGATATAGGGGGCATCAAGCCAACAATATGCGGGACTGGACGTGGCTCGTACCCTACCAGGGATGCCCCTTCATAGGACAAGGAAGTACTGGCTCCTGAATCTAGCATGACAGCATTGTAGAGACCTAGGTTGGCTAGAATTTCCCCGAGATGAACCGAGTCTACAAAATTGTGAGATACGCCGATCACAGGCTGTCCGGCTTGGTTGATTCCCCAAAAGGCAC encodes:
- a CDS encoding Hpt domain-containing protein — its product is MNVSSQPPNPPLTSQCSLILQIDWEHLHQLSDSDPEFEVQLLGLFVEDTDVHLIPLEHAIAHRQFDEIEKLAHYIKGASANVGVHGIYISA